TAATATTTGAACTAACATTCGTTAGGGCTTGTTTTTTCCTACAAGCCTACAAGCCTACAAGCCTACAAGCCTACAAGCCTACAACAAGCCTACAAGCCTACAAGCCTACAAGCCTACAAGCCTACAAGCCTACAAGCCTAAATTCCTACACCCTCTCCACCCGGATGGTTTCGATCTTCGTATCGCTGACTTGCTCCGCAGTAAATTTGTATCCATCTTGTTCAAGGGAAAGGCCTTGTTCGGGAATGTTTTCTAAGCTAGCAACGAGGTAACCGGACAGTGTATGGTAGTCTCCTTTGGGAAGTGAGATTGCGTAAGTATCTTCCAAATAGGATAATTCCAATCTTCCTGAAAATAAATATTCATGATCTGAAAGACGCTCTTCAAAAAAATCTTCTTTATCATGTTCATCCTCAATTTCTCCGAAAATTTCTTCGAGAATATCTTCAAGTGTAATGATTCCTGCTGTACCTCCAAACTCATCTACAACACAGGCAATTGAGAGATGCTGCTTGTTCATTTTCAACATCAGATCATAAACGTTCAGGGTTTCCGGAACAAAGGGAATCTCCATAAAGATGGATCGGACATCTGTAGGATCTTTAAACATTTGCTGATGGTGGATGTAACCCAAAACATCATCAATATCGCCATCGACAACTATGATTCGGGATAAATTTGAGGCAGAGAATGCCTTTATGACTTCTACCATAGGATCGGATACATCTACATACACCATTTCAGTACGGGGAACCATGCAATCTTTGACTCTTACCTGTTTCAGATGGAGCGCGTTTTTTAATATATCTGTGTCCACATCTTCTTCTGATATCGAAATGGGTCCTTCCAAATAGGTTTCCAGGTCGTCGTGTGAATAGTCGCTGGGTGTACTAACGTACGTTTGTTTAAATAGTTTGCGGATGATACGGTTGGAGACAAAGGACAATATTTTCGAGGGAACGTACAAAAGTTTGGACAGTATAAAAATGGGATAGGCAAAACTCTGTAGAAACAAATTGGCATAGGTTCTGAATACGAGTTTTGGAAAAAATTCACTGATCATGAGTATGACTGGCGCTATCATGGAAATTTGGAGAAATAAAACGAAAACGGGATTCCACCCAAACGCTTGCAAGGTGTTTAACAACATGTCGCTGAGCAGGTAAATGAGGACTACGATACTTAAAGTTTTACCGACCAACATGGATGCTAAAAATTGGTTGGGTTTAAGGTACAATGCAGTCAATATCCTGCTGCTCCCAAATCCTTTATTCTTAAAAACGTCTAAAGCAAATTTATTTGCAGATAGAAATGAAATCTCTGCTCCTGCAAAAAGCAAGCTTAATAAAATAAACAGGAGGATGTATAGTCCCAACATGGGTCAAAGATACGAAAAGAGAGCCTGTAGGCTTTTAGGTGTGTAGGCTATTAGGCAAATAATTAAGTAAACTTAGAGGGGATGTAAGGAAATCGTTTAAAATTCTAATGGAATGTCAGCATATTTGATAAAAGTTTAAGCTTTGCAATGCGTTTCATTGGTAGATGTCTCCAGGTCGAAGTTGTAAAACACACCCGATCAAACAAGAAACTAATTCTAAGTCCTCGGGCAGTCAAGCAGTCAAAAAGTCAAACCGTGTACTTCAAACATTCCGTCTTTACTCCTCCTTAAATAACTTTTCGGAGGGAATGATCGCATCTATGGATTTGATCGTTCCTTCCCGGAAATTTTGGTCGGTTTCAAAACCGTATCCCTGCAGGATTTCGTTTTTACGGATGATGCGTACAAATTTGTCAGTGAAGAGACGGCCGGCGGTTTCATTCCAGACGAGCTCGGCTGTTTTTAAAAGCTCACCTCCGGCACTGGAAAAAACGACACTGTCTTTCATGTAAGTTTTACCCTCCGCATGGACGCGAAGGGCATATTTTGAAGACAATGTATTGCTGGCTATATTGCTGTTATTATAAAAATAGGCTAAAAATCCTTTTGGAAATTCTTCTTTCAGTTTTCCGGATTCAATGTACCGGATCATTTCCGGAGCCTGGATTCGTATTCGGATTTCAGCAGAATCACTGTAGCGGATATGGACGTTTTGAAAATATTCCTTATCTTTTAATTGCGCTGCATCCAGATCTGATAATTCTTTTTTTTCTTCCTGGCAGGATAAGAGAAGGCTCGCGATTAGAATGCAATAATTGGAAATAATTTTCATCGCAAAAGCGTAAGATCTCCACTTACCGTTTTTACAAAGCCATCCAGGAAGCGCCCTTTGATTTGATACACATAAACTCCGGGCAGGCAATTCTGATCTCCGGATCTTCCATTCCAGCCACTCGTAGGATTTTTTGGAATCAAATCTATTGCTCTGAACACGAGGTTGCCCCATCGATCGAAGATCAGCATTTCATCAATATTTAAAAGCGATTTGCTACCTCCTGTAAAAAAGATATCATTGATATTATCCCCATTCGGACTAAAAACATTGGGTGGATAAATTTCATAATTTTTTCGGACGCGAACAAAAAAACTATCTACTCCAAAACACCCTTTACTGTCGGTTGCCTGTAAGGCATAATACCCGTCATTAAATGGAAGTGCATTTGTATTTTGGCAGCTAACACAATCTATGCTATCTCCGCGGTACCATTGGTATTGATAAAATCCAGCCGGGATCACAGATGCATTTAAATCTATTATATCACCAAGATCAATTTCAATATCGCTTCCGGCATTGGGAATAATTTTTTCGGGTTCTTTAATGTCTATTTCAATCGTGTCGACACATCCTTTTCGATCTTGTACAATGATGATATGTTTTCCTGCCGGAAGATTTGTGAAGCGACTGGTCGGACTAAAATCCTGTCCGTTTAAGCTGTATTGGTAATAAGTGATTGGAACACCACCAATAATATCTTCAAAAGGAGAACCCTGATCACCGCTTATAGCTATCATGCCATCGCTATCACCAAAACAAGTTACATCGCGCAAGCTGTCTATTTTTAGGGTCAATGTGGGCAAGTCGTCACAACAGGGTTCAGCTATCAATCTACGAATGTCGGTCACTTTGCAACCGGTACTCGTTTCAATGGTCATGGTAATATATTTTTCACCAACTGAACTGTACCTTACAAAATGGGGACCTTTTCCATTGGCAGTTTGCGGTATTGCATCCTTTCCAAAATTCCAGGTCCATCGCAATATAGTACCCTGGTTAATGTAGGAAGAATCAACAACCATGAAATCGGTTTCACAGCGCAATCCCGTCGGAGGTTCAATGCCAAAATTTGCGACTG
The genomic region above belongs to Saprospiraceae bacterium and contains:
- a CDS encoding HlyC/CorC family transporter: MLGLYILLFILLSLLFAGAEISFLSANKFALDVFKNKGFGSSRILTALYLKPNQFLASMLVGKTLSIVVLIYLLSDMLLNTLQAFGWNPVFVLFLQISMIAPVILMISEFFPKLVFRTYANLFLQSFAYPIFILSKLLYVPSKILSFVSNRIIRKLFKQTYVSTPSDYSHDDLETYLEGPISISEEDVDTDILKNALHLKQVRVKDCMVPRTEMVYVDVSDPMVEVIKAFSASNLSRIIVVDGDIDDVLGYIHHQQMFKDPTDVRSIFMEIPFVPETLNVYDLMLKMNKQHLSIACVVDEFGGTAGIITLEDILEEIFGEIEDEHDKEDFFEERLSDHEYLFSGRLELSYLEDTYAISLPKGDYHTLSGYLVASLENIPEQGLSLEQDGYKFTAEQVSDTKIETIRVERV
- the lptC gene encoding LPS export ABC transporter periplasmic protein LptC; its protein translation is MKIISNYCILIASLLLSCQEEKKELSDLDAAQLKDKEYFQNVHIRYSDSAEIRIRIQAPEMIRYIESGKLKEEFPKGFLAYFYNNSNIASNTLSSKYALRVHAEGKTYMKDSVVFSSAGGELLKTAELVWNETAGRLFTDKFVRIIRKNEILQGYGFETDQNFREGTIKSIDAIIPSEKLFKEE
- a CDS encoding gliding motility-associated C-terminal domain-containing protein yields the protein MNKVFLSCLFISLSWAQLWAQPSNDNCNNPIIIGDVTKFCSKTGEYTNVAATPSGYGSATCWSSTGRDVWFRFRAFFTDVSITIIGTNRGGTPGGTLSAPMVALYRGICGGTISELECGAATMGNGIVNIYQGGLVVGADYFIRVDGINNATGTFQLCINNFNPPAKAEQDCPASTVLCDKSPFVVQSLTGSGLFSDEAFDSCLGDNNTTNSESSSVWYSWVAANDGSLTFTLNPLNPSDDIDFAIYELPSGIHNCADKQVLRCNATAPPCAGPTGLNFTDPDITEDLNCNSGENGYCKFIDMQQGKAYTLVINNFTNTGIGFSIDWGGTGEFLGPVANFGIEPPTGLRCETDFMVVDSSYINQGTILRWTWNFGKDAIPQTANGKGPHFVRYSSVGEKYITMTIETSTGCKVTDIRRLIAEPCCDDLPTLTLKIDSLRDVTCFGDSDGMIAISGDQGSPFEDIIGGVPITYYQYSLNGQDFSPTSRFTNLPAGKHIIIVQDRKGCVDTIEIDIKEPEKIIPNAGSDIEIDLGDIIDLNASVIPAGFYQYQWYRGDSIDCVSCQNTNALPFNDGYYALQATDSKGCFGVDSFFVRVRKNYEIYPPNVFSPNGDNINDIFFTGGSKSLLNIDEMLIFDRWGNLVFRAIDLIPKNPTSGWNGRSGDQNCLPGVYVYQIKGRFLDGFVKTVSGDLTLLR